The DNA window CGGCAGGGATTATAAATCACTGACGAAGATCGAGGTGAACGAACGGGTCCATGTCATCGATAAACACTGCTGACCTGATCGGAGAACTCCACCGACGGGGGGCTCACCGTGTCGCACTCCAACTCCCGGAGGGGCTGAAGCGGCAGGGAGCCGGGTTGGCCGGGGACCTGAAGGCAGCCGGCTTCTCAGTGATTCTGAGCGGGGACCCCTGTTACGGGGCCTGTGACCTGGCCCTCTCCGCCCTGGCCGAGGCCGACGTGCTGGTGCATATCGGGCACACCCCGGTCGAGGATCACCCGCAGGTGATCTGCCTGCCCTTCGAGCAGGACTTCGATCTCTCCTCCCTGGACCAGGCCATCCCCCTGCTGCAGGAGAGACGGATTGGCCTCATAACCACCGTTCAGCACGCCCACCTCCTCGCTGCTGCCGCACAGTACCTGGCTGACCATGGGATCGAGGCCGTGATCAGAGATGGTGCTGGGCGGACCCCGGCAGCCGGCCAGGTACTCGGGTGCACCTACCGGGCGGCACGGATCGATGGAGTGAACGAGATCCTCTTCATCGGGACCGGTCTCTTCCATCCGATCGGGGTGCAGCTGGCCACCGGGAAACGGGTGATCGCCCTCGACCCGTTCACACGGAATGCCGGGGTGGTCGACAGTTCACGCCTCCTTCGGCGCAGGTTCGGGCTGATCGAGCAGGCAAAAGAGGCAGAATCCTATGGAATCCTGCTCAGTACCAAATCGGGCCAGCGACGGGCGGCCCTGGCAGAACGCCTGGCCTCCCTCGATGACCGAGCGATGATCGTCACCCTCCAGGAGGTGAGCCCTGACGCACTGCTGAACCTCGGATTCGGGTGCTACGTGAACACGGCCTGTCCGAGGATCGCCTACGACGACCAGGTCCGGTTCCCGGTACCGGTGATCACCCCTGAAGAGTTCGAGATCGTCTGTGGTCAGCGGAACTGGGACGACTACGCAGTCGACGAGATACGATGAAACTGAAGAACCTGGAGATGGCCCTCGAGAAACTCAATACCTTTGAGCGCCCGAGAGCAGACCTGGAACAGTACCAGACGCCGGCCCCAGTCGCGGCCAGGCTCCTCTATCATGCCCTGATGCAGGGAGACCTCGAGGACCGTTCGATCCTCGACCTCGGATGCGGCACCGGTGTCCTCACCTGCGGGGCAGCGATGATGGGAGCCGTCAGCGTCACCGGCATCGACATCGATGCCAGGGCCATTCAGGTCGCAGAAGCGAACGCAAGACGCTGTGGTATTTCGGCCACCTTCATCACCGGGGATGTGAGCGACCAGACGCTCCCCCTCGACGGTCCCTTCGATACGGTGATCATGAACCCTCCGTTCGGGGCTCAGAAGAAACATGCTGACCGGCCGTTCATCGACCGTGCCCTGCTTGCAGGGAAGGTGGTCTACGGGATCTTCAACCAGGGGTCGCTCCCATTCATCCAGAGTTATATCGAAGGCAGAGCGACGATCGAGAGCGTCGTCGCCGCAGCCTTCCCAATCAAAAAAACTTTTTCATTTCACAAAGAACGGATACGGGAGATCCCGGTCGAGATCGTTCTTTTGAGGCGAATCGAAGCGTGAAAGAAGAGACATCCACAATTCTTGGCTTATCGTCAGCTCACCTGGTCACTGACATCTATATGACCGTCATCCCGGCGGTCCTGCCGTACCTGATCGCTCATCACGATCTCTCGTATTTTCTTGCAGGGCTGCTGGTCACCATCTACAACCTCGCATCCTCGATGACCCAGCCGCTCTTCGGCTGGCTGGCAGATACCCGGGGGTTCATGATCCCGCTGGTGCTGAGCGTCACCGGCAGCGCCGTCTTCATCTCCCTGATGGGGTTCACCGATTCGTTCCCCCTGCTGGCCCTCTGTGCCGGAATCGCCGCACTCGGCCACGGCTCGTTCCACCCGATCGGCCTCTCCTGCATCAGCCGGTTCTGCACCGACCAGAATCGAGGTCGGATGCTCTCGTACTTTGTGGTCGGGGGGAACATCGGGTTCGCCCTGGGTCCGGTGCTGGCCGGCATCGCCCTCGCCGTTGCAGGGCTCCAGGGAATGGCCCTGCTCCTGCTGCCAGTCCTCGTGCTGGTACCGGTTCTCCGTCGGATCCACCCGGACCTCTCCAGCCGGCTGAATCCTGAGAATGAAATCCATACAGAAAGTCCCCATCCATCACACTGGCCGTTCCTGCTGCTGATGTTCGCCTCGACATTTCGGGCCTGGGGGCTCTTCGGCGTGGTCGCGTTCCTGCCGTCCTACATGGTCCAACTCGGCTACCCGGTGATGAGCGCGGATCTGAGCATCTCGTTCATGCTGATCGGAGGGGTGATCGGACAGATCGCCGGTGGAAGACTCTCCGATCGCTACGGACGCAAAGAGTTCGTCCTCGCCGCCCTGGGCCTCTCGATCCCCTGTTTCTACGGGTTCCTGCTCCTGCCAGGGATCTACTCGCTCGCCTCGCTCCTTCTCTTCGGGTTCTGGCTCTGGTCCACCTTCTCGGTGACCGTCGCGATGTCCCATGAACTCCTCCCGAACAACATCGGCCTCGCCTCGGGTTCGATCATGGGGGTCGTGGTCGGAGCCGGCGGCCTCGGGGTCGCCCTGAACGGGATGCTCGCTGACCAGAGTTCGCTGTTGACCGCGATGATGGTGCTGCCGGTGACCATAGCGGTCAGCGTCATTCTCTTCCTGGTCACCCCGTATCCGCTGAAGATCGGTCGGCTAGTTGCCGGCCATCTCCATCGGCATCATTCAATCTAAAGCCAGCCGCGCCGGGAGAAGTAGACCAGCATTCCAGAGGCGATGACGATCATCACCCCCCAGAGCACCGGATACCCCCACGGGAGGGAGAGCTCCGGCATGTACTGGAAGTTCATCCCGTACACCCCGACTAGGAAGGTGAGCGGGATGAAGATGGTGGCGATCAGCGTCAGAAACTTCATGATCTGGTTCAACCGGAAGCTGACGCTGGAGAGGTAGATATCGATCATCCCGGCGATGATATCCCGGAACGACTCGATCGCATCGATCATCTGGACGGTGTGATCGTAGACATCCCTGATGTAGAGGATGGTCTCCTGGTGGATGAGGGGCGAGTCCGATCGCTCCAGCGAGGAGATCACCTCGCGGAGCGGCCAGACTGACCGGCGCATGAAGATCATATCCTTCTTGAGCTGGTGGATCGCCGAGAGGGTGGCCGGGTCGGGACGGGTCAGCAGATCGTCCTCGAGGAACTCGATCTTCTCGCCGAGGTTCTCAAGGACCACGAAGTAGTTGTCGACGATCAGATCGATCAGGGCGTAGGCGAGGTAATCGCTGGGATGGGTCCGGATCCTGCCGTCCTTTCTGATCCGGTCCCTGACCGGTTCAAAGACAGCGTCCGCCGACTCCAGAAACGTGATCAGGTAGCGCTCACCAAAGATCACACTCACCTGCTCGGCCTCCATCTCAGAGTCCACACCCCTACTGGTGATCAGCTTCATCACCATGAACAGGTAGGCGTCGAACTCCTCGAACTTGGGGCGCTGCCGGGTGTGCAGGATGTCCTCGAGGATCAGGGGATGGACCTTAAAACGCACCCCAATCTGTCGTATCAGACCGATATCCGAGAGACCGGTCACGTTGATCCAGGTGACCTTCATCGCAGGGTCCAGGGGGGGAAGGTCGGCAATCGAGCCGATGGTCTCCTCCTCCCAGTGCTCGTCATTGTACCGGATTACCTGGATGGAGACCGTATCGGTCAGTTCCTTATCCAGTGGGACCAGCGACCCGGGGGGCATGCCCGGTCGAAGGGGCCGCTTTCGTTCCCGTTTCTTCATGCTCTGATCATTCGGACGATCTGCTATTTGTGTCTATACGTTCATTCGACTCAAACAAGGCGACCACCCGCAATCCGACCGGGATTGGAGTTCTTCAAGAGATCAAAAACAACCCATTTCGGATAATTGATTCCTGATAATAAATAAAAGAGTTTATTAGGCATCATTCTCCAATCAACAGATGAGAACTCATGGAGATCGTAAAGATTCCAAGGATGGAGAAGAAGGAGTATGACCTGCTGATCGAGGAGGGATATATCAGCAGGATCGCATTCCAGGGAGAGAAGTACCCGTACATCGCCCCATTTCTGTATGTGTTCGACGGCAAATTTCTGTACTTCCTCTCGACCAAGTACGGCAAGAAGATCGAATACTTCAGAAAAAGCCCTTATGTCTCAGTCGAGGTGGAACGCTACACCAGCGACCTCTCCTGCTATACCTTCGTGACGATGCAGGGGAGGCTTGAAGAGGTGGAGGATTCGATCGAGAAGAAACTCATTCGAGAGCAGTTCATCGAACTCATCACAGAGAAACACCTCTCAAAGAACATCCTCGGTGCTCTCGGCCACTCCCCAGAGGATCCACCTGAAGTGATCGCCAGAGAGGAACGGTCACTGGTCTGGCGGCTGATAGGGGTGAAGGATCTGGTAGCCTTGAAAAATCTCTGATGAGATTTTTCGCGTCCATTCAACTGTTCGCCCGTCCTTTCGGCCAGGCGAACAGTCTCATGGATTGAAAAATCTCTGATGAGTCCCTTCGTCATTTACTAAGATGGTCTCATAGATTGAAAAAACTCTGATGAGTCCCTTCGTCATTTACAAAGATGGTCTCAGGGATGAGAAAAAACTCTGATGAGTCTCTTCGTCCAGGTACAGGGAAGGTCTCATGCCCGGATGGATCTCTGAAAGATTTCCATTCCATCAGCAGGTCAAGTACTCACCAGGCCGGATCGGTGATAGCATGACCCTACCAGCCACCCATTATCAGGCCGAATGAAAAATCGGATCCCTGCCTCCCGGGACACAGTCGATACTCTTTTTTCATAGCAGATCCCATCTATGATGAGACAGGTGCGCCGTTCCGGCTGTACCTGACCGACCGGAAAGAAGCCCCGGAGAATGGGGAACAAGGTCAAGGAGCTCAATTGTGCCCGCATCTGCTGTTGAAAAGTTGTTGACGTTCATCCTTCTGATAGTACTGGTCGGTGCCGTGATTCTGGCGGGCTACCTCTCCACACTGCCGGAGAAGAAAGACCCGTATACTGAGTTCTACATGCTCGGAGAGAACGGGATCGCAGAGGATTATGTGTATGACCTGAACATAGGCCAACCCAACTCGGTGATCCTCGGAGTGACCAACCATGAAAAGCGGCCGGTCACCTATACGATCGAAGTCGCACTGGCCAACGAAGTGGTCAATCCGACGACGAACGTGACCACCATCAAGTCGGCGAAGCAGATCGATTCGTTCACGGTGAATGTACCGGACGGATCCACCTACGAGCAGCCCTACACCTTCACGGTGAACCAGCAGGGGTACAACAAACTCGAGTTCCTGCTCTTCAATGAGACGGTGCCGGCACCGACGGTCAGCGGGATGGATCGGATCAACGCGGCCTACCGGAACGTCAACCTCTGGATCAAGGTCAACCTCTTCTGATCCACACCCCCTATTTAGTGAATGTCTGGTTCACCCGTAAGGGTGAAGCAGACATGAGAAGAATTCGCGAGGATTCTTCGATTATCCGGTTTCAACACACACGAGGGTGAAGCAGACATGAGAAGAATTCGCGAGGATTTTTCGATTATCCGGTTTCAACACCCACCATGAGGAAGCAGACGGGAGAAGAATCCGCAGGGGTTCTTCGATTATCTCACCATATCGAATCCCGGAATAAACCAATCACACAAATCTGGATTGGTCAGGAATGGTGTGTTCAATAAAAAATAAAGCTCATGAGAGCCAGAAAAAGGTCTCAGAGAAGATTGATGAAGTTGCTCAGGATACGCAGCCCGGCCTGACCGCTCTTCTCAGGATGGAACTGAACCCCATAGACATTTCCCCTGCCCACCGATGAGGCGAAGTCGGTGATATAGGTGGTCGTAGTCAGAGTATGCTCCGGCTCTGTCGTCACATAGTAGGAATGGACAAAATAAACAAACTCCTGCTCGGAGAGGCCGGCGAAGAGCGGATGATCGTCCAGGTTCAGGTGGAGAGTGTTCCAGCCCATGTGCGGTACCTTCATCCCGGGCACTGCTGGAAACCGCCTGACGTCTCCAGGGACCAGGCCGAGCCCCTGATGGTGGCCATGCTCCTCACTCGTCTCCATCAGCATCTGCATCCCGAGACAGATCCCGAGCAGCGGCGTTCTGACCGAAGCCTCCTGAATAGTCCTGCAGAGTGGGCGAAGGTGTTCCATTCCCTCGTGAAATGCACCGACACCCGGGAGTATAATCCCGTCGGCCGCGAGGATCTCCTCGGAGTCTCCAGTGATCAGAGTGACGGCCCCGGCCTTCTCCAGTCCTCTCACCACAGATCGGAGATTTCCAACCCCGTAATCAACAACTACTATCTTCTTCACCAGAATCACCTGCCCTCTTCCGCCACGATCCCGACCGGAACCAGTCCTCTGGCAACCCCTTATCCTGCTGCCAGGCTGCGATCCGATGGTTCCACTGCTCCCAGAGGTCCGGATACTCCTGCTCGATCCTGAGCAGCACCGAGAGATCGCTGGACGGACACATATAACAGCCGACCCGGTCGAACCCGGCCCGATACAGTGCATTGTAGGGTGCTTCCTCGGCGAAGAGGTACAGCCAGACATGCAGGGCGGTCCAGTGCTGGATCGGAGCCGCCGAGAGCTGGATCGGCAGATTCGGGTTCCTCCAGACCCGCCCGCTCTTCATCCGCTTGAACGACTCATACTTCCGCTGTCCGATGAAGGAGAGGCACTCCCCCCAGCGCTCCCGGATCGCCCCGCCGATCGGGGTCAGCTTGCAGACCTTGCAGCACCAGCGTGCATCGACGGCCGGCGGCCCCTGCTCGGTGAGCGTCTCCCAGAACGCGGCCTCACCTGAACAGGAGACGACCTCGAGGTCATACTTCTCCTGCACATCCTTGAGATTCTGATAGGTCTCAGGGAACTCCAGCCCGGTATCGGAGAAGAGGATCGGCACCTTTCCAAGCGCCTTCTGGACGATCAGTAGCGTCACCAGGCTGTCCTTTCCGCCAGAGAACGAGACCGTCGCCGGGATGGGGTTTGCCGCGGCGACATCGCGGACGAAGGCCATCGCCATCGCCTCGTAGTTGTCGATGATCGCCTGATTGGCCCTGACCGCGTCCGCCCAGGTGGCCTCCCCGGGGATACAGGGAGCGGAGGTGTTCCTTCTGGTCCTCACGATGGCTCCCCGTTCCATGGTCCGTGCCTCGGCTGCACCGACCCGGGCACGCCCGACACCGACACACTGGTGGTCCCTGGTCATGATGAAGACCTCATCGCCGGCCTCGACCGAATCGGCGATCCAGGCGAGCCCCGGCGCCAGTACACTGGCTCCTTCATCCCGGATCGAAGGGATCGCCCCGTCATCGATCACCACGAACCGTTCGGTCGGCGTAAGCAGCGCCGCGGCAGCCGGCCGGGGAATCGGTTCCCATTCCTCCTTCTCCGGCAGGTACCGAATCTGGCCGACCACGGCCCCCCCGACCACGATCTCCTCCATCCGGTCCTTGTCAGGGACCTTGTTCAGCAGGGCGAGGTGCCCATCCGGGATCAGGGGTGTCCCGAAGTGAGCGGTATAGATCCGGTTGATCAGGTCGATATCGTATTCGAACGCCGGGCGCATGTCCCCGGGGGGGGTCAACGGAACGGAACGCGTCTCAGCGCCACACCTGCACCGTCCTCCGAGCACCGGAACATGGCAGGAATCACACCAGTGGAGCTGGATCTTTCCAAGATAGAGTGAAGGCATCTGATCAATCTTTGTGAGAAGGCAATAAAAAACAGCGGACGCTGCATATCCACGGGATCGCCGGGGAAGTGCAGGGTCAGGATTCAGAGCGATCGGGATACGATGCTGCGCATCAACGCCGTCACTCCCGGTTTCTCCTTCCTCCTCGCCGACCTCGACCCAGAGCCGGCCCCTATCATCGGGGACTCGTACATCTCCCGGTTCAGCCGGTCATTGATCTCGGTGAAGATCCGTTTATACGCGACGCAGTGGGGGTCGACCCCGCTGATCTCACCCGGCGTGGCCGCCAACGCATTATACGGGCACCCCCCCCGACAGTACTGGATATGGCTGCACCCGCCGCAGGCCGTATCGACATAATCCCGGTACTCAAACATCCTCTTCCCTGCCGGGGACCCGTTGAGGTCGTCCATCGTCGGATGATCCGAGACATGCCCAAGGATGTACTCCGGCATCCCGACAAAACGATAACAGGGATAGATACTCCCGTCCGGGCCGACGGCAAAGGTGTTCCCCATGCAGTCCACATAGGTGCAGACACTCCCCCGGCGGGTGAAGACACACCGGCAGAGATCGTTGATATTCATCACCTCGATCTCGTCCCTCTTCTCGATGGCCCGATCCAGGAGATAGACGAGCAGCTCCCCGTACTCCTCCGGGTCGAGCGCCCACTGACCGGGGTCGTCAGACTTGAGAGACGGAAGGGCCGGGTGGAGCTTCAGCGTGAACCCATGCTGCAGGAAATGATCGAAGATCTCCTCACGCAACCGGACCGACTGGTTGGTGAAGGTGCAGATGAACCTGACCAGCAGTCCGTGGGCCCGTGCGATCTCGTATCCCTTCATCGTCTTTTCATAGTAGCCCCTGCCCCGCTGGGAGTCGTTGATCTCCTCGGGACCATCGATACTGGAGCCGATCGGAACATGATAGGCAGCCAGGATCTCGGCGATCTCCGGGGTCATCAGCCAGAGGTTGGTCTGCATGGCAAACTCAGGGTTCAGGTGAGAGAGACCCTCTGAGAGGAGCGGAAGGGCCTGCCGGTAGAAGTCGGCCCCGGCCAGCAGCGGCTCTCCCCCATGGAAGGTGAATGTCACCCGGTCGTCGCGAAAGTCGTTGAGCCATGCGACGACGTCCCGAACGGTCTCGATCTTCATCACTGGAGAGGTCTCATCTGAACTCCAGCAGTAATGACACCGGGAGGGGCAGCCCAGCGTCGGGATGATCATCACATGAAAAGGATTCTTCATTGCTCTTCTGTTTCTTTCAAAACAGTTTAATATTTTTTAAAAAAGGGAGAAGTGCAGTCTGACCGTCAGATGACGGTGTGGGGAAGCGCTCAGTCGTACTCGCGCCAGGTGTATCCGCACTTGACACACTTGAAGAACCGGACCTCGCTCTCATCAGCAGACCGGAGCTGCCGCATCCACCAGAACGCAAGATTGTGCTCACATTCAGGGCACTTGATGGCGAAGGTCGGTTTGGTGGCCACCTCCTGGTCCTCATCGAAGAAGATGATCTCCTTCTCAGAC is part of the Methanosphaerula palustris E1-9c genome and encodes:
- the hisH gene encoding imidazole glycerol phosphate synthase subunit HisH translates to MILVKKIVVVDYGVGNLRSVVRGLEKAGAVTLITGDSEEILAADGIILPGVGAFHEGMEHLRPLCRTIQEASVRTPLLGICLGMQMLMETSEEHGHHQGLGLVPGDVRRFPAVPGMKVPHMGWNTLHLNLDDHPLFAGLSEQEFVYFVHSYYVTTEPEHTLTTTTYITDFASSVGRGNVYGVQFHPEKSGQAGLRILSNFINLL
- a CDS encoding phosphoadenosine phosphosulfate reductase domain-containing protein translates to MPSLYLGKIQLHWCDSCHVPVLGGRCRCGAETRSVPLTPPGDMRPAFEYDIDLINRIYTAHFGTPLIPDGHLALLNKVPDKDRMEEIVVGGAVVGQIRYLPEKEEWEPIPRPAAAALLTPTERFVVIDDGAIPSIRDEGASVLAPGLAWIADSVEAGDEVFIMTRDHQCVGVGRARVGAAEARTMERGAIVRTRRNTSAPCIPGEATWADAVRANQAIIDNYEAMAMAFVRDVAAANPIPATVSFSGGKDSLVTLLIVQKALGKVPILFSDTGLEFPETYQNLKDVQEKYDLEVVSCSGEAAFWETLTEQGPPAVDARWCCKVCKLTPIGGAIRERWGECLSFIGQRKYESFKRMKSGRVWRNPNLPIQLSAAPIQHWTALHVWLYLFAEEAPYNALYRAGFDRVGCYMCPSSDLSVLLRIEQEYPDLWEQWNHRIAAWQQDKGLPEDWFRSGSWRKRAGDSGEEDSSC
- a CDS encoding METTL5 family protein, with amino-acid sequence MKLKNLEMALEKLNTFERPRADLEQYQTPAPVAARLLYHALMQGDLEDRSILDLGCGTGVLTCGAAMMGAVSVTGIDIDARAIQVAEANARRCGISATFITGDVSDQTLPLDGPFDTVIMNPPFGAQKKHADRPFIDRALLAGKVVYGIFNQGSLPFIQSYIEGRATIESVVAAAFPIKKTFSFHKERIREIPVEIVLLRRIEA
- the corA gene encoding magnesium/cobalt transporter CorA, which translates into the protein MKKRERKRPLRPGMPPGSLVPLDKELTDTVSIQVIRYNDEHWEEETIGSIADLPPLDPAMKVTWINVTGLSDIGLIRQIGVRFKVHPLILEDILHTRQRPKFEEFDAYLFMVMKLITSRGVDSEMEAEQVSVIFGERYLITFLESADAVFEPVRDRIRKDGRIRTHPSDYLAYALIDLIVDNYFVVLENLGEKIEFLEDDLLTRPDPATLSAIHQLKKDMIFMRRSVWPLREVISSLERSDSPLIHQETILYIRDVYDHTVQMIDAIESFRDIIAGMIDIYLSSVSFRLNQIMKFLTLIATIFIPLTFLVGVYGMNFQYMPELSLPWGYPVLWGVMIVIASGMLVYFSRRGWL
- a CDS encoding TIGR04083 family peptide-modifying radical SAM enzyme, with translation MKNPFHVMIIPTLGCPSRCHYCWSSDETSPVMKIETVRDVVAWLNDFRDDRVTFTFHGGEPLLAGADFYRQALPLLSEGLSHLNPEFAMQTNLWLMTPEIAEILAAYHVPIGSSIDGPEEINDSQRGRGYYEKTMKGYEIARAHGLLVRFICTFTNQSVRLREEIFDHFLQHGFTLKLHPALPSLKSDDPGQWALDPEEYGELLVYLLDRAIEKRDEIEVMNINDLCRCVFTRRGSVCTYVDCMGNTFAVGPDGSIYPCYRFVGMPEYILGHVSDHPTMDDLNGSPAGKRMFEYRDYVDTACGGCSHIQYCRGGCPYNALAATPGEISGVDPHCVAYKRIFTEINDRLNREMYESPMIGAGSGSRSARRKEKPGVTALMRSIVSRSL
- a CDS encoding transcription factor S → MFCPQCKSLMISSAGQLKCKRCGYIRDITGADQMRIEEKRSEKEIIFFDEDQEVATKPTFAIKCPECEHNLAFWWMRQLRSADESEVRFFKCVKCGYTWREYD
- a CDS encoding MFS transporter, with translation MKEETSTILGLSSAHLVTDIYMTVIPAVLPYLIAHHDLSYFLAGLLVTIYNLASSMTQPLFGWLADTRGFMIPLVLSVTGSAVFISLMGFTDSFPLLALCAGIAALGHGSFHPIGLSCISRFCTDQNRGRMLSYFVVGGNIGFALGPVLAGIALAVAGLQGMALLLLPVLVLVPVLRRIHPDLSSRLNPENEIHTESPHPSHWPFLLLMFASTFRAWGLFGVVAFLPSYMVQLGYPVMSADLSISFMLIGGVIGQIAGGRLSDRYGRKEFVLAALGLSIPCFYGFLLLPGIYSLASLLLFGFWLWSTFSVTVAMSHELLPNNIGLASGSIMGVVVGAGGLGVALNGMLADQSSLLTAMMVLPVTIAVSVILFLVTPYPLKIGRLVAGHLHRHHSI
- a CDS encoding pyridoxamine 5'-phosphate oxidase family protein, producing MEIVKIPRMEKKEYDLLIEEGYISRIAFQGEKYPYIAPFLYVFDGKFLYFLSTKYGKKIEYFRKSPYVSVEVERYTSDLSCYTFVTMQGRLEEVEDSIEKKLIREQFIELITEKHLSKNILGALGHSPEDPPEVIAREERSLVWRLIGVKDLVALKNL
- the dph2 gene encoding diphthamide biosynthesis enzyme Dph2: MSSINTADLIGELHRRGAHRVALQLPEGLKRQGAGLAGDLKAAGFSVILSGDPCYGACDLALSALAEADVLVHIGHTPVEDHPQVICLPFEQDFDLSSLDQAIPLLQERRIGLITTVQHAHLLAAAAQYLADHGIEAVIRDGAGRTPAAGQVLGCTYRAARIDGVNEILFIGTGLFHPIGVQLATGKRVIALDPFTRNAGVVDSSRLLRRRFGLIEQAKEAESYGILLSTKSGQRRAALAERLASLDDRAMIVTLQEVSPDALLNLGFGCYVNTACPRIAYDDQVRFPVPVITPEEFEIVCGQRNWDDYAVDEIR